The Hemitrygon akajei unplaced genomic scaffold, sHemAka1.3 Scf000145, whole genome shotgun sequence genome window below encodes:
- the LOC140723900 gene encoding ciliary rootlet coiled-coil protein 2-like isoform X1, producing MSSPGVEVKLEAVIQKLEETVLNPEVPEEDKSLTVCGEGQDSVPTPVTARIREIITKNLSEESMEGFFPANLGAVSDKHGEKFHQDIAVMEKRSLHQCWLIIVGH from the exons ATGAGTTCGCCGGGGGTCGAGGTCAAGCTGGAGGCTGTGATCCAG aAACTCGAAGAGACTGTCCTGAATCCAGAGGTGCCCGAAGAGGACAAAAGTCTGACGGTGTGTGGTGAGGGGCAGGACTCTGTCCCAACTCCAGTCACTGCTCGAATCCGAGAGATTATTACCAAGAATCTATCCGAGGAAAGCATGGAAG gcttcttccctgcaaatcttggtgctgttagtgacaagcatggtgaaaagtttcaccaggacattgcggtcatggagaaaagatctctccatcagtgctggctgattattgttggacactga